The following are encoded together in the Actinoplanes sp. N902-109 genome:
- a CDS encoding zinc-dependent alcohol dehydrogenase: MVYRGPYRIRAEEKDRPAVEHPNDAIVRVTKAAICGSDLHLYHGMMPDTRVGTTFGHEFVGVVDEVGPSVRNLKVGDRVMVPFNIFCGTCYFCARGLYSNCHNVNPNATAVGGIYGYSHTSGGYDGGQAEYVRVPLADVGPSLIPDWMDEDDAVLLTDALATGYFGAQLGDIVEGDVVVVFGAGPVGLYAAKSAWLMGAGRVIVIDHLDYRLAKAAEFAHAETLNFTEYDDIVVQVKKLTDHLGADVAIDAVGAEADGNLLQHVTAAKLKLQGGSPVALNWAIDSVRKGGTISVMGAYGPLFSAVKFGDAMNKGLTLRMNQCPVKRQWPRLFEHIRNGYLKPSDIVTHRIPLEHIAEGYHIFSAKLDGCIKPLIIPS; the protein is encoded by the coding sequence ATGGTGTACCGGGGGCCCTACCGGATCCGGGCCGAGGAGAAGGACCGACCGGCCGTCGAGCACCCCAACGACGCCATCGTCCGGGTCACCAAGGCCGCCATCTGCGGCTCCGACCTGCATCTTTACCACGGGATGATGCCCGACACCCGGGTCGGCACGACGTTCGGCCACGAGTTCGTGGGCGTGGTCGACGAGGTCGGCCCGTCGGTCCGCAACCTCAAGGTCGGCGACCGGGTGATGGTGCCGTTCAACATCTTCTGCGGTACGTGCTACTTCTGCGCCCGCGGGCTGTACTCCAACTGTCACAACGTCAACCCCAACGCCACCGCCGTCGGGGGCATCTACGGCTACTCGCACACATCCGGTGGCTACGACGGCGGTCAGGCCGAGTACGTGCGGGTGCCGCTGGCCGACGTCGGGCCCAGCCTGATCCCCGACTGGATGGACGAGGACGACGCGGTGCTGCTCACCGACGCGCTCGCCACCGGCTACTTCGGGGCTCAGCTCGGCGACATCGTCGAGGGCGACGTCGTGGTCGTCTTCGGGGCCGGGCCGGTCGGCCTGTACGCGGCCAAGTCGGCCTGGCTGATGGGCGCCGGCCGGGTCATCGTCATCGACCACCTCGACTACCGGCTCGCGAAGGCGGCGGAATTCGCGCACGCCGAGACCCTCAACTTCACCGAGTACGACGACATCGTCGTACAGGTGAAGAAGTTGACCGATCATCTCGGCGCCGATGTCGCGATCGACGCGGTGGGCGCCGAGGCCGACGGCAACCTGCTGCAGCACGTCACGGCGGCCAAACTGAAGTTGCAGGGCGGCTCGCCGGTCGCGCTGAACTGGGCGATCGACTCGGTGCGCAAGGGCGGCACCATCTCGGTGATGGGTGCCTACGGGCCGCTGTTCAGCGCCGTCAAGTTCGGCGACGCGATGAACAAGGGCCTCACCCTGCGGATGAACCAGTGCCCGGTGAAGCGGCAGTGGCCGCGCCTGTTCGAGCACATCAGGAACGGCTATCTCAAGCCCAGCGACATCGTCACGCACCGCATCCCGTTGGAGCACATCGCCGAGGGCTACCACATCTTCTCGGCCAAGCTCGACGGCTGCATCAAGCCGTTGATCATCCCGTCCTAG
- a CDS encoding extracellular solute-binding protein gives MVTRSIRAVAATVLVLALATGCGGVGGSAGDAAATLTMMGFGTGDEIARTRFDAANAAIAPSAAKASEGSFNAQQFLSAVASGSPPDLVYMERRRLGTYAAKKALMPLDDCVRNEHVDMSQFRGAAVAEATLNGRLYGLPDFYNNRLLMLNIKAFTDAGLDPAAFSTTDHAALSAATVKLTKLSGGRLQRLGFDPKLPEFLPLWARANGTALVSPDGRTARLNDPKVVEILEYTTGLIDAQGGWAKVKSFRDSFDFFGARNQFAVDQLGAFPMEDFYLNVLAENSPGVKVDVKPVTDVDGQPVDWITGNAWAVPARSPHAQQACRWIKTMTDSRTWIAAAKARAAARTAAGKPFTGVFTGNKRADEVIFRDVVRPRADVQTVLRTQEAGFSEPAMAAGEEFRAAWEGAVNRVLDGRQRPAQALDQAQREAQAALDKAGSGS, from the coding sequence ATGGTGACACGGTCAATACGGGCAGTTGCCGCAACCGTCCTGGTGCTGGCGCTGGCCACCGGCTGCGGCGGGGTGGGCGGCTCGGCCGGGGACGCCGCGGCGACGCTGACCATGATGGGGTTCGGCACCGGTGACGAGATCGCCAGGACCCGCTTCGACGCCGCGAACGCCGCCATCGCGCCCAGTGCGGCCAAGGCGTCCGAGGGCAGCTTCAACGCCCAGCAGTTCCTCTCCGCGGTGGCCTCCGGGAGCCCGCCCGACCTGGTCTACATGGAGCGGCGCCGGCTCGGCACCTACGCGGCCAAGAAGGCGTTGATGCCGCTGGACGACTGCGTGCGCAACGAACACGTCGACATGAGCCAGTTCCGGGGGGCCGCAGTCGCCGAGGCCACGCTCAACGGCCGGCTCTACGGGTTGCCCGACTTCTACAACAACCGGCTCCTCATGCTCAACATCAAGGCGTTCACCGATGCCGGGCTCGACCCGGCGGCCTTCAGTACCACCGACCACGCGGCGCTGAGCGCGGCGACCGTCAAGCTGACGAAGCTCAGCGGCGGCCGGTTGCAGCGCCTCGGTTTCGACCCCAAGCTGCCCGAGTTCCTGCCCCTGTGGGCGCGGGCCAACGGCACCGCGCTGGTCAGCCCGGACGGGCGCACCGCCCGGCTGAACGACCCCAAGGTGGTGGAGATCCTCGAGTACACCACCGGGTTGATCGATGCCCAGGGCGGCTGGGCGAAGGTCAAGTCGTTCCGCGACTCGTTCGACTTCTTCGGCGCCAGGAACCAGTTCGCCGTCGACCAGCTCGGCGCGTTCCCGATGGAGGACTTCTATCTCAACGTGCTCGCCGAGAACTCACCCGGCGTCAAGGTTGACGTCAAGCCGGTCACCGATGTCGATGGTCAACCTGTCGACTGGATCACCGGGAACGCCTGGGCCGTCCCGGCCCGGAGTCCGCACGCCCAGCAGGCCTGCCGCTGGATCAAGACGATGACCGACAGCCGGACGTGGATCGCCGCGGCCAAGGCCCGGGCGGCGGCGCGCACAGCCGCGGGTAAGCCGTTCACCGGCGTCTTCACCGGGAACAAACGCGCCGACGAGGTCATCTTCCGCGACGTTGTGCGACCCCGTGCGGACGTGCAGACCGTGCTCCGTACGCAGGAAGCGGGGTTCTCGGAGCCCGCCATGGCCGCCGGTGAGGAGTTCCGAGCGGCCTGGGAGGGCGCGGTCAACCGGGTGCTGGACGGCAGGCAACGCCCGGCCCAGGCCCTCGACCAGGCCCAGCGGGAGGCGCAGGCGGCGCTGGACAAAGCCGGCAGCGGCTCCTGA
- a CDS encoding SAM-dependent methyltransferase: MPDSDVPDNDVTVPQSARIWNYWLGGTDNLPADRAAGDEYRALFPTIDQLARESRQYLTRAVRFLAGEAGIRQFLDVGAGLPAVDNTHQIARRAAPGARVVYVDKDPYVLEHGRTMLARSPQISAIYLAGDLQNPPGILAIATRELDLDEPVALILNGVLGHIPSTAEARAIVSRLMGGLPPGSYVSISDGTLSEVPGLTKAQDHYNNDTGAVPYILRTPEEFTSLFTGLDLVPPGIVECHRWRPDPDGGAAVGNQLGGIGRKP, from the coding sequence ATGCCGGACAGTGACGTGCCGGACAATGACGTGACAGTGCCCCAGTCGGCCCGGATCTGGAACTACTGGCTGGGCGGCACCGACAATCTTCCCGCGGACCGCGCCGCCGGCGACGAGTACCGCGCCCTGTTCCCCACCATCGACCAGCTCGCCCGCGAGTCCCGGCAGTACCTGACCCGAGCCGTCCGCTTCCTCGCCGGCGAGGCCGGGATCCGTCAGTTCCTCGACGTCGGCGCCGGGCTGCCCGCCGTCGACAACACCCACCAGATCGCCCGGCGTGCGGCTCCCGGTGCCCGCGTGGTCTACGTGGACAAGGACCCGTACGTGCTGGAGCACGGCCGCACGATGCTGGCCCGCTCCCCGCAGATCTCCGCGATCTACCTCGCGGGCGATCTGCAGAACCCGCCGGGGATCCTGGCCATCGCCACCCGCGAGCTCGACCTGGACGAGCCGGTGGCGCTGATCCTCAACGGGGTGCTCGGCCACATCCCCAGCACCGCCGAGGCGCGCGCCATCGTGTCCCGGCTGATGGGCGGCCTGCCGCCGGGCAGCTACGTGTCGATCAGCGACGGCACCCTCTCGGAGGTGCCCGGCCTGACCAAGGCGCAGGACCACTACAACAACGACACCGGCGCCGTGCCGTACATCCTGCGAACGCCGGAGGAGTTCACCTCCTTGTTCACCGGGCTCGACCTCGTGCCACCGGGCATCGTCGAGTGCCATCGGTGGCGTCCCGACCCGGACGGCGGCGCCGCGGTGGGCAACCAGCTCGGTGGCATCGGCCGCAAGCCGTGA
- a CDS encoding urea carboxylase-associated family protein, with the protein MLRINNQQRDFLQVVVDRSPELGDVADLVRTALAAPAVPVPSSRTEPLPPPARTAVAAYTIAPGTGKAVPVRAGEVVRVSQIDGQQCVDMNVFNLNNRHERLHIGRTRGLQGPHPSTGDVLWSNAPWERPIMAILGSTTRTDTYFPFCSRTIYSVLFGLHDRTNCQEIQNEAQREYGLAPWEIHESLNLFMVTAMLPSGDVVIERNDSGPGDFIEFLALLDLLVVPNVCGDDVTNCSNYGMRPVRVTVERSRPEDRLAGAAARDKAVLFGLPGSRRLPAGEPLQVDAHYVPHFPHLPLQSIEMPVPPDDGRNEDQLREAVLGWAVARLGVFG; encoded by the coding sequence GTGCTGCGGATCAACAATCAGCAACGTGACTTTCTGCAAGTGGTCGTCGACCGTTCGCCCGAGCTCGGCGACGTCGCCGACCTGGTCCGGACCGCGCTGGCCGCTCCGGCGGTGCCCGTGCCTTCCTCGAGGACCGAGCCCCTGCCACCCCCTGCCCGCACGGCTGTCGCCGCTTACACCATCGCGCCCGGAACGGGGAAGGCCGTGCCGGTCCGGGCGGGCGAGGTCGTTCGGGTGAGCCAGATCGACGGGCAGCAGTGTGTCGACATGAACGTGTTCAACCTGAACAACCGGCATGAACGGCTGCACATCGGCCGGACCCGAGGACTTCAGGGGCCGCACCCCTCCACCGGTGACGTGTTGTGGTCCAACGCCCCGTGGGAGCGACCGATCATGGCGATTCTCGGCAGCACGACCCGCACCGACACGTACTTCCCGTTCTGCAGCCGCACCATCTACAGCGTGCTGTTCGGGTTGCACGACCGCACGAACTGCCAGGAGATCCAGAACGAGGCGCAACGCGAATACGGCCTGGCCCCGTGGGAGATCCACGAGTCGCTCAATCTGTTCATGGTCACCGCCATGCTGCCGTCCGGGGACGTGGTGATCGAGCGGAACGACTCCGGCCCGGGCGATTTCATCGAATTCCTGGCACTGCTCGATCTGCTCGTCGTGCCGAATGTGTGCGGCGACGACGTGACGAACTGCAGCAATTACGGTATGCGCCCGGTGCGGGTCACGGTCGAGCGGAGCAGACCCGAGGATCGCCTGGCCGGTGCTGCGGCCCGGGACAAGGCCGTTCTGTTCGGCCTGCCGGGCTCGCGCCGGTTACCTGCCGGGGAGCCGTTGCAGGTCGACGCTCACTACGTACCCCATTTCCCGCATCTGCCGTTGCAGTCGATCGAGATGCCGGTGCCCCCGGACGATGGCCGCAACGAAGATCAACTGCGGGAAGCCGTGCTGGGATGGGCGGTCGCGCGGCTCGGCGTGTTCGGCTGA
- a CDS encoding AbfB domain-containing protein produces the protein MKHEQPAGTVYGRGGVDVREPRQGLLTRTHPAMTAAVCAGIIAVLALAYGIWRATASPAQPVAAAVSASPSPVAASSAPPPARLTAGQWLLSPSDDPTIFLTTEDGYAALADEKLVLTVVAGRADESCFSFRTDDGRFMRHFDYRLRFDADDGSELFRNDATFCPDDGTRAGTVRLRSKNYPDHVVHRRGTELYIDEPEDSGTFAAESTFKLTKES, from the coding sequence ATGAAGCACGAGCAGCCGGCCGGGACCGTGTACGGGCGGGGCGGGGTGGATGTGCGCGAGCCCCGGCAGGGATTGCTCACCCGGACCCACCCCGCGATGACGGCTGCGGTGTGCGCGGGGATCATCGCGGTGCTGGCTCTTGCGTACGGGATCTGGCGGGCGACCGCGAGCCCCGCGCAGCCGGTCGCCGCGGCAGTGAGCGCGTCGCCCTCGCCGGTCGCGGCCTCGTCCGCTCCCCCACCGGCCCGGCTGACCGCCGGGCAATGGCTGCTCTCGCCCAGTGACGACCCCACGATCTTCCTGACGACCGAGGACGGGTACGCCGCCCTGGCCGACGAGAAACTGGTGCTGACCGTGGTCGCGGGCCGGGCCGACGAGTCCTGCTTCAGTTTCCGCACCGACGACGGGCGGTTCATGCGGCACTTCGACTACCGGCTGCGCTTCGATGCCGACGACGGGTCGGAGCTGTTCCGGAACGACGCCACGTTCTGCCCGGACGACGGGACGCGGGCCGGAACGGTGCGGCTGCGCTCGAAGAACTACCCGGACCACGTGGTGCACCGGCGCGGCACCGAGCTGTACATCGACGAGCCGGAGGACTCCGGGACGTTCGCCGCGGAGAGCACGTTCAAGCTCACGAAGGAGTCCTGA
- a CDS encoding carbohydrate ABC transporter permease, giving the protein MVRSRHRWVWWVALSGAGVVFGYPFAWLVSASLKPRPEVFDNALVPHHWAPENYATIWSAAPVLTWLVNSVVVALAAAVTVTISSAVVAFGFGYFRFPGRNALFALVVGTMMLPGAVTMIPTYLIWNRLGLAATQVPLWAGNLFGSAFYIFLIRQFFLGLPRELFEAARVDGAGYWRLFWRIAVPLCRPALLVSFVFELRASWSDLLKPLIYLRDPQLFTMPRGMKSILDQFGQAGEAQWEVVLAGAVLTTVPMVIAFFVCQRYFVEGVATQGRKG; this is encoded by the coding sequence ATGGTCCGGTCCCGGCATCGGTGGGTGTGGTGGGTCGCGCTGTCCGGCGCGGGTGTGGTTTTCGGGTACCCGTTCGCCTGGCTGGTGAGCGCGTCGCTCAAGCCACGCCCCGAGGTCTTCGACAACGCGCTGGTGCCGCACCACTGGGCGCCGGAGAACTACGCCACCATCTGGTCGGCCGCACCCGTGCTGACCTGGCTGGTCAACAGCGTCGTGGTGGCGCTGGCCGCCGCGGTCACGGTGACGATCTCCAGCGCGGTGGTCGCGTTCGGCTTCGGCTACTTCCGCTTTCCCGGCCGTAACGCGCTGTTCGCGCTGGTCGTGGGCACGATGATGCTGCCCGGGGCGGTGACGATGATCCCGACGTACCTGATCTGGAACCGGCTCGGGCTGGCTGCCACACAGGTGCCGCTGTGGGCCGGCAACCTGTTCGGCAGCGCCTTCTACATCTTCCTGATCCGCCAGTTCTTCCTCGGCCTGCCGCGCGAGCTGTTCGAGGCCGCCCGCGTCGACGGCGCCGGCTATTGGCGGCTGTTCTGGCGGATCGCGGTGCCGCTGTGCCGCCCGGCGCTGCTGGTGTCGTTCGTGTTCGAGCTGCGGGCCAGCTGGTCGGACCTGCTCAAACCGCTGATCTACCTGCGTGACCCGCAGTTGTTCACGATGCCCCGCGGGATGAAGTCGATCCTGGACCAGTTCGGCCAGGCCGGCGAGGCGCAGTGGGAGGTGGTGCTGGCCGGGGCGGTGCTCACGACCGTACCCATGGTCATCGCGTTTTTCGTGTGCCAGCGCTATTTCGTCGAAGGGGTGGCTACTCAGGGCCGCAAGGGGTAG
- a CDS encoding carbohydrate ABC transporter permease translates to MQTVRRRETWAALSFLSPWLIGFLVFLAGPMVASLVLSFTDYDVLTSTDFVGTDNYRQVLSDGKVRASLVNTLIYTALHVPLTMAVALALALLLLRAGRRSAGFFRTVFYLPTVTPKVAVGVLFLLLFNGQVGLVNRALGLLGVAGPDWTSDGPWIKPGLVLMSAWSLGSTVIIYLAALQDVPRDLYEAAEMDGASPWARFRAVTVPMISGALFFTLIINTINGLQTFDEVYTAFYGSANQQQYSNDAALFYVVYLFQQAFQFLHMGYASALAWLLFVVIVAITLVQVRLSRRFVHYESE, encoded by the coding sequence ATGCAGACGGTGCGGCGGCGCGAGACGTGGGCCGCGCTCAGCTTCCTGTCACCGTGGCTGATCGGTTTCCTGGTGTTCCTGGCCGGGCCGATGGTGGCCAGCCTGGTGCTGTCCTTCACCGACTACGACGTGCTGACCAGCACCGACTTCGTCGGCACGGACAATTACCGGCAGGTGCTCAGCGACGGCAAGGTGCGCGCGAGCCTGGTCAACACGCTGATCTACACGGCGCTGCACGTGCCGCTGACCATGGCCGTGGCGCTCGCCCTGGCGCTGCTGCTGCTGCGCGCCGGGCGCCGCTCGGCGGGGTTCTTCCGCACCGTTTTCTACCTGCCCACGGTGACCCCCAAGGTGGCCGTCGGGGTGCTGTTCCTGCTGCTGTTCAACGGTCAGGTCGGCCTGGTCAACCGGGCGCTGGGGCTGCTCGGGGTGGCCGGCCCGGACTGGACCTCCGACGGTCCGTGGATCAAGCCCGGCCTGGTGCTGATGAGCGCGTGGAGCCTGGGCAGCACCGTGATCATCTACCTGGCCGCGCTGCAGGACGTGCCGCGCGATCTGTACGAGGCGGCCGAGATGGACGGCGCTTCACCCTGGGCCCGGTTCCGCGCGGTGACCGTACCGATGATCAGCGGGGCCTTGTTCTTCACCTTGATCATCAACACGATCAACGGTCTGCAGACCTTCGACGAGGTCTACACGGCGTTCTACGGCAGCGCCAATCAACAGCAGTACAGCAACGACGCCGCGCTGTTCTACGTCGTCTACCTGTTCCAGCAGGCGTTCCAGTTCCTGCACATGGGTTATGCGTCGGCCCTGGCCTGGCTGCTGTTCGTGGTCATCGTGGCGATCACGCTGGTGCAGGTGCGGCTGAGCCGGCGCTTCGTCCACTACGAGAGCGAGTGA
- a CDS encoding uracil-xanthine permease family protein, with protein MDGEVQPEAAFDVGFDDRVPAPRLLLFGVQHLLTLSAIWVFPVLIGVSLGVGRSDVTHMIQASFLLTGIVTVLQSSRIVRLPIVQGPTAAFFAAILVAGSTYGLDVAFGSMVVAGLVFLLLSIPAGRLGVLIHVVRFATDPLVFGTLCIIIGAQLATLGLPGWFGAEGERGYGWHLFWIGLVTLTVVLTCLLLGGDTVVKRAAILIGMIAGSVLAALTGVWRTPDLSGVALVGPPTLLPFGFSVRWPVVLLMLLAFLESSAEAVGMYTLVSRWGGVDLSRRRITRGLFTEYAGSVTGALFGGVGTATYPENAGIVRVSRIGSRFVTMTAGGIAIALAFLPVLSSFAAALPSAVLAAASTVLFGIIAMSGVQMMRSVTWDDLNMTVAATALILALGGQWLPEAMVAGLPEWLKAVVTTPMMVGAVLLILLNATVNHGLRPLLARRTAAAADRVAAHGSEGDRVVADRSAVDRVAADRSEGDRVAADGYEGDRAAADGSVAGPSPADP; from the coding sequence GTGGACGGTGAGGTGCAGCCGGAGGCCGCGTTCGACGTCGGTTTTGACGACCGGGTCCCGGCTCCCCGGCTGCTGCTCTTCGGGGTGCAGCATCTGCTGACGCTGTCGGCGATCTGGGTCTTCCCGGTGCTGATCGGCGTCTCGCTCGGCGTCGGGCGGTCCGACGTCACCCACATGATCCAGGCGTCGTTCCTGCTGACCGGCATCGTCACGGTGCTGCAGTCCAGCCGCATCGTCCGGCTGCCGATCGTGCAGGGACCCACCGCTGCGTTCTTCGCGGCGATCCTGGTGGCCGGTTCGACGTACGGCCTCGACGTGGCGTTCGGCTCGATGGTGGTGGCCGGTCTCGTCTTCCTGCTGCTGTCGATCCCCGCCGGCCGGCTCGGGGTGCTGATCCACGTGGTCCGCTTCGCCACCGATCCGCTGGTGTTCGGCACGCTGTGCATCATCATCGGCGCTCAGCTGGCCACGCTCGGGTTGCCGGGCTGGTTCGGCGCCGAGGGAGAGCGCGGCTACGGCTGGCACCTCTTCTGGATCGGCCTGGTCACGTTGACTGTCGTGTTGACATGTTTACTGCTGGGCGGCGATACAGTCGTCAAGCGTGCGGCGATACTGATCGGCATGATCGCCGGTTCGGTGCTGGCCGCGCTCACCGGCGTGTGGCGCACCCCGGACCTGTCGGGGGTCGCGCTGGTCGGGCCGCCCACGCTGCTGCCGTTCGGTTTCTCCGTACGCTGGCCCGTCGTCCTCCTGATGCTGCTGGCCTTCCTGGAATCGAGTGCCGAGGCGGTCGGGATGTACACCCTGGTGTCCCGCTGGGGTGGCGTCGACCTGTCGCGCCGGCGCATCACCCGCGGCCTGTTCACCGAGTACGCGGGCTCGGTGACCGGCGCGCTGTTCGGCGGTGTCGGCACGGCCACGTACCCGGAGAACGCCGGCATCGTCCGGGTCTCCCGGATCGGCAGCCGCTTCGTCACGATGACCGCCGGCGGCATCGCCATCGCGCTGGCCTTCCTGCCCGTGCTCAGCTCCTTCGCCGCGGCCCTGCCCAGCGCGGTGCTGGCAGCCGCCTCCACGGTCCTGTTCGGCATCATCGCCATGAGCGGTGTCCAGATGATGCGCTCAGTCACCTGGGACGACCTCAACATGACGGTCGCTGCCACCGCGCTCATCCTCGCGCTCGGCGGGCAGTGGCTGCCCGAGGCGATGGTCGCCGGCCTGCCGGAATGGCTCAAGGCCGTCGTCACCACCCCGATGATGGTCGGCGCGGTGCTGCTGATCCTGCTCAACGCCACGGTGAACCACGGCCTGCGCCCGCTGCTGGCCCGGCGGACGGCCGCTGCGGCTGATCGCGTTGCGGCGCACGGTTCCGAGGGGGATCGCGTTGTGGCGGACCGTTCCGCGGTGGATCGCGTTGCGGCGGACCGTTCCGAGGGGGATCGCGTTGCGGCGGATGGCTACGAGGGGGATCGAGCTGCGGCGGACGGCTCCGTGGCGGGTCCGTCCCCGGCGGATCCGTGA
- a CDS encoding MFS transporter — protein MTAATAPTVAPSAWGPLRIAAFRSLWLAVLVSNIGTWMQTVGAQWLLVEQSGTDTLVAVVQTASTLPIVLLALPSGALADTFDRRRLLLGVQAFLIAVGVVLTVLTLVQRMPPALLLTLTFALGAGQALTGPAWQAIIPELVPRPQLASASALGAISMNLARAVGPAVAGVLVARTGVGVVFGLNTLSFVIFSVVLWRWRSPIPETATAPEQFAAAVRSGSRYVRHSPVVRRILLRAALFLVPGSALWALLPLVASRRLGLGSGGYGVLLGAVGAGAVAGAILLPQLRARWSPNRLVLIAGLVFAGVLVVLALVRSEAAVVLALLPAGVAWVMMLSNVNAAMQLFLPSWVRARGLGVYQMVFAGGQAAGALIWGALSDATGLVAAHLAAGTLMLAGVLTLRRWPMRDTSGLDRESAVFWPEPHVALPSPAAGPVLVTASYPVSAAHEEAFVEAMESVRLSRLRTGAVQWGLFRDGERPGRFVEAYVVPSWEEHLRQHTDRLTGTDQAIEERAQAFADGPPEVSHLLSARPH, from the coding sequence GTGACCGCCGCAACCGCCCCGACAGTGGCGCCGTCGGCCTGGGGGCCGCTGCGCATCGCCGCCTTCCGCAGCCTCTGGCTGGCCGTGCTGGTCAGCAACATCGGCACCTGGATGCAGACGGTGGGCGCGCAATGGCTGCTGGTCGAGCAGTCCGGCACGGACACCCTGGTCGCCGTCGTGCAGACGGCCAGCACGTTGCCGATCGTGCTGCTGGCCCTGCCCTCCGGGGCGCTGGCCGACACCTTCGACCGGCGCCGGCTGTTGCTGGGCGTGCAGGCCTTCCTGATCGCGGTGGGCGTCGTGTTGACCGTGTTGACCCTCGTGCAACGCATGCCGCCGGCGTTGCTGCTGACACTCACGTTCGCGCTCGGGGCCGGGCAGGCGCTGACCGGGCCGGCCTGGCAGGCGATCATCCCGGAACTCGTGCCGCGCCCGCAGCTCGCGTCCGCCTCGGCGCTCGGGGCGATCAGCATGAACCTCGCCCGCGCCGTGGGACCGGCGGTCGCGGGGGTGCTCGTCGCCCGTACCGGCGTCGGGGTGGTCTTCGGCCTCAACACCCTGTCGTTCGTGATCTTCTCGGTTGTGCTGTGGCGCTGGCGCTCCCCGATCCCGGAGACGGCCACCGCGCCCGAGCAGTTCGCCGCGGCGGTGCGCTCCGGCAGCCGGTACGTGCGGCACTCCCCCGTCGTGCGCCGGATCCTGCTGCGTGCCGCGTTGTTCCTCGTGCCCGGCAGCGCCCTGTGGGCCCTGCTGCCGCTGGTCGCCAGCCGGCGTCTCGGTCTCGGTTCCGGCGGGTACGGGGTGCTGCTCGGCGCCGTCGGAGCCGGTGCCGTGGCCGGGGCGATCCTGCTCCCGCAGTTGCGCGCCCGCTGGTCACCCAACCGGCTGGTGCTGATCGCCGGCCTGGTGTTCGCCGGGGTGCTCGTGGTGCTGGCCCTGGTGCGCTCGGAGGCCGCCGTCGTGCTGGCGCTGCTGCCGGCCGGCGTCGCGTGGGTCATGATGCTGTCGAACGTCAACGCGGCGATGCAACTGTTCCTGCCCAGCTGGGTGCGGGCCCGCGGCCTCGGCGTCTACCAGATGGTCTTCGCCGGTGGGCAGGCCGCCGGGGCGCTGATCTGGGGAGCGCTGTCCGACGCCACCGGGTTGGTGGCCGCTCATCTCGCCGCGGGCACGCTGATGCTGGCCGGTGTGCTGACGCTGCGCCGGTGGCCGATGCGCGACACGTCGGGGCTCGACCGCGAATCGGCCGTTTTCTGGCCCGAGCCGCACGTCGCCCTGCCGTCGCCGGCCGCGGGACCGGTGCTGGTCACGGCCAGCTACCCGGTCAGCGCGGCGCACGAGGAGGCGTTCGTCGAGGCGATGGAGTCGGTACGGCTCAGCCGGCTGCGGACGGGGGCGGTGCAGTGGGGCCTGTTCCGCGACGGTGAGCGGCCCGGGCGGTTCGTCGAGGCCTACGTGGTGCCCAGCTGGGAGGAGCACCTGCGCCAGCACACCGACCGGCTGACCGGTACGGACCAGGCGATCGAGGAACGCGCGCAGGCGTTCGCCGACGGGCCACCGGAGGTGAGCCATCTGCTGTCGGCCCGGCCGCATTGA